Part of the Zingiber officinale cultivar Zhangliang chromosome 8A, Zo_v1.1, whole genome shotgun sequence genome, AGAGAATTGCTGGGGAGATTAAATCGTTTTCTACAGATGGGTGGGTGGCTCCCAAGCTAGTGAAGAGGATGGACAATTTCATGCTTTACTTGCTTACCGCTGCCAAAAAAGCATTGGAAGATGGTGGAGTCACAGAAGAGGTGATGAGCCAGTTTGAGAAAACTAAATGTGGAGTGTTGATTGGGTCTGCCTTGGGTGGAATGAAGGTTTGTTTACTGAGAACATTCCCGAATCGTGAAGCGCAATTGAATATTTTAAATTGAAagtaattattgatgaaattttgacACTGAATTcaaagtatttatttttttgaattttccatgagCTTACACATTATCAGACTTGGATTGTTCATTTTGAGTGAAGCTTATATagttttagtttttgttttgcagATTTTCAATGATGCACTTGAAGCTTTGAGAGTCTCATACAAAAAGATAAGTCCGTTCTCTGTGCCCTTGGCAACCACAAATATGGGCTCTGCAATGCTTGCAATAGATCTGGTTTGTTTAAACTGTTCTTTCATCATGTTTAATtgtgtatgtttttttttttttggtaaacaCATTAATTGGATGTACCTGGTTGTCAAATTCATAGGGTTGGATGGGCCCAAACTATTCTATTTCAACTGCATGTGCAACGAGCAATTTCTGTATCTTGAATGCAGCCAACCATATTATACGAGGTGAAGCTGTAAGTCACTCAGTGTTCATAAATTAACCACAAGTGTCAGACTTTCTACAATACATCTCTCCTCTCTCTAATGTTACAGGATGTGATGCTTTGTGGTGGATCTGATGCTGCGATCATACCTATCGGTGTGCATTTTCATTTGATGTCAACAGCTTCTCACAACTATTGTCATCTATTCCGTGAACATATTGCAGGATTAGGTGGTTTTGTGGCATGCAAAGCACTTTCGCAGAGGAATAATGACCCCCAAAAAGCATCACGCCCCTGGGACGTTGTAAGTTGAGTCCATAAGCTTATATTCAAACTCTAATTTCCTCAAAGAAAGTATCTTACTTGCAATAAAATTCAGTCTGATGAACAATATTAATTGGAAACATTTGCCTGCAAAGCAGAAGAGTATATAAACTGCTTCATTCAAAGCGaactttaaaacatgaatttCATTTATTTTGTTGATTGATAATTATCAGGATCGCGATGGATTTGTGATTGGGGAAGGGGCTGGCGTGCTACTGTTGGAAGAATTAGAGCATGCTAAGGTTAAGAAATATTGATGCTGTATTTCCTGTATGGGACTTCTCATCTTTTTATTTATAATCATCCTTgatttctttgtttattttatatttttttatctataGCAAAGAGGTGCAAAAATCTACGCTGAGTTTCTAGGAGGAAGCTTCACCTGTGATGCTTACCATGTGACAGAGCCACATCCTGAAGGTAACACTTGTcactgcattttttttttttaatattcacaAGAACCTAATGGGCATATGATAAATCAGGGAGGGGAATAATTCTTTGCATTGAGAATGCTCTATCAGAATCAGGAGTGTGCAGAGAGGACGTTAACTATGTAAATGCCCATGCAACTTCAACGCCCTTTGGTGATTTAAAAGAATACCAAGTTCTTAGTCATTGTTTTGGAAGTAATCCCGAGGTGTGCAATTGGAGTAAAAAAAtgccttttttttttgtctcttctACTAATCCAACTGAACTTAACTTTCAGCTGAAGGTGAATTCAACAAAATCCATGATTGGTCACCTATTAGGAGCTGCTGGGGCAGTGGAAGCTGTTGCTGTAGTGCAAGTAAGGATCTTCATTTCCTTATTGTCAGCTTTAATTTGTGAATATTACAGACTTCCATATTTTTATGTCGTTAAGTGAGGATCACTATACTCTCTGAAGTTGTACTTGATTTTGAAAAGCTGATTAGTCTTCCTTGCTTCCGTTGTTAGATAACTATGATCAACTTGCATTAGAAAGGAACTTGACTGCAATCTTAAAGTTTCATGTGTTAAGGGCATGCATTCTTAACTTCATATAATATTTCATGTAACCATTTTATCTTTTTTGTCCTTTGTAAAACCTAACCACATCCACGAGAAAGGTTGTTTATATACATTATAGCATTATGCAGCTGGCACTTTACATTAGTGATTGGACAAATACAGCAACAGTTAGAACACAAGAAATTGGAGGTTCTGTGCCTATTGTTAATGGAGTTCAACCTCTACTGTTTCCAAGACTGATTCATCATGTTGTAATCTCAACATGTTAAGGGGTAAACCTTGACACTCGTGGATACTAAACTATACCTTTATACTGTCCTCTCACACACGCATATACAAAAAACCCACAATATTTTGTAATTTTGCAATTTCAATGAACATTTTTATGGAGTTGAACTCCTACTATTTCCGAGAACCAATTCATTATGTGGTAATCTCAACATATTACAGGGGTAAACCTCGATACTCATGGATCTCAAACTATTGC contains:
- the LOC122010307 gene encoding 3-oxoacyl-[acyl-carrier-protein] synthase II, chloroplastic-like; translated protein: MAGAAVASPLCAWIAAAACLSSSSSPATARSDQTRRGARRVGAGPRRSRCFPAAAIPSGGLRGSGIHSLLRSYLAFEPCPDFYRSCGVDGHGNRSSLIGPWKADVHRRRPRMSAASGKLITVALGSAKELVGNKNLRRVVVTGMGVVTPLGHDPDIFYNNLLEGISGISEIEAFDCSSYPTRIAGEIKSFSTDGWVAPKLVKRMDNFMLYLLTAAKKALEDGGVTEEVMSQFEKTKCGVLIGSALGGMKIFNDALEALRVSYKKISPFSVPLATTNMGSAMLAIDLGWMGPNYSISTACATSNFCILNAANHIIRGEADVMLCGGSDAAIIPIGLGGFVACKALSQRNNDPQKASRPWDVDRDGFVIGEGAGVLLLEELEHAKQRGAKIYAEFLGGSFTCDAYHVTEPHPEGRGIILCIENALSESGVCREDVNYVNAHATSTPFGDLKEYQVLSHCFGSNPELKVNSTKSMIGHLLGAAGAVEAVAVVQAIRTGWVHPNINLDNPEESVDVDRLVSSRKERLDVKVALSNSFGFGGHNSAILLAPYK